A genomic stretch from Alteribacter keqinensis includes:
- a CDS encoding HesB/IscA family protein: MLNITEAAATQIKEMMKAEENHNSFLRVGVKGGGCSGLSYGMGFDTEVNADDETFELHGIKVVMDKESIPVMDGVKIDYKQNMMGGGFTLDNPNAIASCGCGASFRTATNKGTPEDC, translated from the coding sequence ATGCTGAATATTACCGAAGCAGCAGCAACCCAGATCAAAGAGATGATGAAAGCAGAAGAGAATCATAACAGCTTCCTTCGCGTCGGGGTTAAAGGCGGCGGATGCAGCGGTTTGTCCTATGGAATGGGCTTTGATACAGAAGTGAATGCCGACGACGAAACGTTCGAGTTACACGGCATAAAAGTGGTCATGGACAAAGAGAGCATCCCGGTTATGGATGGTGTTAAAATTGATTACAAGCAGAACATGATGGGCGGAGGATTTACATTAGACAATCCCAATGCCATTGCCTCATGCGGCTGTGGTGCCTCATTCAGAACAGCTACCAATAAAGGAACACCTGAAGATTGCTAA
- a CDS encoding aspartyl-phosphate phosphatase Spo0E family protein, which produces MIEETDQGRERKLTELMREIEKLRIEMVRAAEAHGRDHPTVLEYSKEIDRYHNLLMQFREELGRT; this is translated from the coding sequence GTGATTGAAGAAACGGATCAGGGACGTGAACGAAAGTTAACTGAACTTATGCGGGAGATTGAGAAGCTGCGAATAGAAATGGTGAGAGCAGCTGAAGCCCATGGCCGTGACCATCCTACTGTTTTGGAATATAGTAAAGAGATTGACCGTTATCATAATCTGCTCATGCAGTTCAGAGAAGAGCTGGGCAGGACCTGA
- the mqnE gene encoding aminofutalosine synthase MqnE, with protein MSILLMDQELKKIQDKVVNGERLTIEDGLKLYETEDFLGVAQLANMVNERKNGKNVYFIENMYINPTNVCEASCAFCGFKRKPGEEGAYTMHEEELLKYVEDRWNDNIREFHIVGGHNHQVPFDYYLDTIRTLKKHYPQCTVKAYTGAEIEFFSRISGLSMKEVLQELVKAGLDTLPGGGAEILTERYRAKMSPEKASTDEWLEAHELAHELGLKTHATMLYGSIETKEERLIHMDRLRQLQDKTNGFMVFIPLAMQPRSVNANLTRRTSAYDDLRTIAISRLMLDNFDHIKAYWINIGPQLTQMALSFGSSDIHGTLIEERISHAAGALTSQGLTRKELIHLIKGADKKPVERDTFYNVIKEY; from the coding sequence ATGTCAATTTTGTTAATGGATCAAGAGTTAAAAAAGATTCAGGACAAAGTAGTAAATGGTGAGAGACTTACAATTGAAGACGGCCTTAAACTTTACGAAACAGAAGACTTTCTTGGAGTAGCGCAGTTAGCCAATATGGTAAACGAGCGTAAAAACGGCAAGAACGTCTACTTTATCGAAAACATGTACATCAATCCTACAAACGTCTGTGAAGCCAGCTGTGCGTTTTGCGGATTTAAGCGTAAGCCCGGTGAAGAAGGGGCCTACACCATGCACGAAGAAGAACTGCTTAAATATGTGGAAGACCGCTGGAATGACAACATCCGTGAATTTCATATCGTAGGCGGACACAATCATCAGGTGCCGTTTGATTACTACCTTGACACGATCCGCACATTGAAAAAGCACTACCCACAATGTACGGTCAAGGCTTATACAGGAGCAGAAATTGAGTTCTTCTCTCGTATCTCCGGTCTCAGTATGAAAGAAGTGCTTCAGGAACTTGTTAAAGCCGGTCTTGACACTCTTCCCGGCGGTGGCGCTGAAATCCTGACAGAGCGTTACCGTGCGAAAATGAGCCCTGAAAAAGCATCAACTGATGAGTGGCTGGAAGCTCACGAGCTTGCTCATGAGCTTGGTCTTAAAACACATGCCACGATGCTTTACGGTTCTATTGAAACAAAAGAAGAGCGTTTGATTCACATGGACCGTCTTCGTCAGCTTCAGGATAAAACGAACGGCTTTATGGTGTTTATTCCATTAGCGATGCAGCCAAGAAGTGTGAACGCAAATCTTACACGCCGTACATCTGCTTATGATGACCTGCGTACGATTGCCATCAGCCGTCTCATGCTTGATAACTTTGATCATATTAAAGCTTACTGGATCAACATCGGTCCTCAGCTGACTCAAATGGCTCTTTCATTCGGATCATCGGACATTCACGGTACACTTATCGAAGAACGTATTTCTCACGCTGCGGGCGCTTTAACATCACAAGGCCTGACGCGAAAAGAACTGATCCATCTCATTAAAGGGGCAGACAAGAAACCAGTCGAGCGTGATACATTCTATAACGTCATTAAAGAATATTAA
- the dapF gene encoding diaminopimelate epimerase — protein sequence MKVPFTKMHGLGNNYIYINEFEVTLQEEQLPSLAVEVADQFQGIGSDGMILIGPSETSDVRMRVFNNDGSEAKNCGNGLRCVARFSFERGLVNSTEMTIETKSGNVTAEVQLADEKVKAVTVNMGQPVMERKAIPMIGENAEIVVAEPFEAGGEELSLTAISMGNPHAVFFVDDINQAPLTTLGPVIEKDIRFPDWVNVEFVEIVSSNEMHFRVWERGSGITQACGTGACAAAVASVLNGYSKRDEEITVHLAGGDLTIRWDLEGEVWMTGPAEVICDGVYIPRQVRS from the coding sequence ATGAAAGTGCCTTTCACAAAAATGCATGGACTTGGAAATAATTACATTTATATCAACGAGTTTGAGGTAACACTCCAAGAGGAGCAGCTGCCTTCCCTGGCAGTCGAAGTGGCTGATCAGTTTCAGGGAATCGGTTCTGACGGAATGATCCTGATTGGGCCGTCTGAAACCTCTGATGTCAGGATGAGGGTTTTTAATAATGACGGATCAGAAGCAAAAAACTGCGGAAACGGTCTTCGGTGTGTAGCCAGATTTTCCTTTGAGAGAGGACTTGTGAACAGTACGGAAATGACAATTGAAACGAAAAGTGGAAATGTTACGGCCGAAGTTCAATTGGCCGATGAGAAAGTTAAAGCAGTGACTGTCAATATGGGGCAGCCTGTTATGGAACGGAAGGCCATCCCAATGATCGGGGAAAATGCAGAAATAGTAGTAGCGGAACCTTTTGAGGCAGGAGGGGAAGAACTTTCCCTTACAGCAATCTCCATGGGTAATCCCCACGCGGTGTTTTTTGTTGATGATATTAACCAGGCCCCATTGACAACACTCGGACCGGTAATCGAAAAAGATATACGTTTTCCAGACTGGGTGAACGTTGAATTCGTTGAAATCGTATCTTCCAATGAGATGCACTTCCGTGTTTGGGAGCGCGGCTCGGGAATTACCCAGGCTTGCGGTACAGGCGCCTGTGCGGCAGCTGTAGCTTCTGTATTAAACGGGTATTCAAAGCGTGACGAGGAAATTACGGTTCACCTTGCTGGAGGGGACTTAACCATCCGCTGGGACCTTGAAGGGGAAGTTTGGATGACAGGCCCCGCAGAAGTAATTTGTGACGGAGTTTACATTCCGAGACAAGTCCGGTCTTAA
- a CDS encoding YuzB family protein yields the protein MKPIIEFCVSNLASGTQEVRERLEKDPNLDVIEYGCLSFCGQCARKRFALVNGDVVTGDTNDELYDNIYKHLEENPMF from the coding sequence ATGAAACCAATAATCGAGTTTTGCGTTAGTAACTTGGCAAGCGGAACGCAGGAAGTTCGCGAACGTCTTGAAAAAGATCCGAACCTCGATGTGATTGAATATGGATGTCTTAGCTTTTGCGGTCAGTGTGCCAGAAAGCGTTTTGCCCTTGTAAATGGAGACGTAGTGACTGGTGACACGAACGACGAGCTTTACGATAATATTTATAAACATCTGGAAGAAAATCCAATGTTTTAA
- a CDS encoding NAD(P)/FAD-dependent oxidoreductase — protein MRDLLILGGGYGGLRVIQRLLAQKDLKDVNITLVEKEAYHSLKTEFYALAAGTVADKHLRVAFPNDVRLELKYETVTGIHLDDNKVELASREELSYDDLVIGLGCEDKYHGVPGADKYTLSIQTMRRSRKTNQVIQAIHNGGTVAIVGGGLSGVELASELRESRPDLKIKLFDRGENILSMFPAKLYNYVTDWLIKNDVEIINKANITKVEENVLYNHDEAISTDAIIWTAGIQANKLVRELDVDKDNQGRVNVTEHHLIPGYENAFVVGDSARLKQAPSAQLAEAQAEQIAMLLQKKWNGEEWPKELPRIKLKGVLGSLGKKHGFGLMGEKSLTGRVPRVLKSGVLWMYKYHSGS, from the coding sequence GTGAGAGATTTACTTATTTTAGGCGGCGGGTATGGCGGTTTACGGGTCATTCAACGGCTGCTTGCACAGAAAGACTTAAAGGATGTAAACATTACGTTAGTGGAAAAAGAGGCTTATCATAGTCTGAAGACGGAGTTTTACGCACTGGCTGCCGGTACTGTTGCCGATAAGCACCTTCGTGTAGCCTTTCCAAACGATGTCCGCCTTGAACTTAAATATGAAACCGTTACAGGTATTCACCTTGACGACAATAAGGTTGAACTGGCAAGCCGCGAGGAACTTTCATACGATGACCTTGTGATTGGTCTTGGCTGTGAAGATAAGTATCACGGTGTTCCAGGAGCAGATAAGTATACCCTCAGTATTCAGACAATGAGACGCTCCAGAAAAACCAACCAGGTTATTCAAGCCATCCATAATGGAGGAACAGTCGCCATTGTCGGTGGGGGCCTGAGCGGGGTTGAGCTTGCCAGTGAACTTCGTGAAAGCCGCCCTGACCTTAAAATCAAGCTCTTTGACCGCGGGGAAAACATTCTCTCCATGTTCCCGGCGAAACTCTATAATTATGTAACGGACTGGCTCATCAAAAACGACGTTGAAATCATTAATAAAGCCAACATTACAAAAGTAGAAGAGAATGTTTTGTATAACCATGATGAAGCTATCTCGACTGATGCCATTATCTGGACTGCAGGAATTCAGGCCAACAAGCTTGTGAGAGAGCTTGATGTGGATAAAGATAACCAGGGCCGTGTAAACGTAACCGAGCACCACTTAATCCCGGGATATGAAAACGCTTTTGTTGTCGGTGACTCTGCACGGTTAAAACAGGCACCATCAGCTCAGCTTGCGGAAGCTCAAGCCGAGCAAATTGCCATGCTTCTTCAAAAGAAGTGGAACGGCGAAGAGTGGCCGAAGGAATTGCCGCGTATTAAGCTGAAAGGCGTTCTCGGCTCACTTGGAAAAAAACACGGTTTCGGTTTAATGGGAGAAAAATCATTAACAGGCCGTGTACCGCGAGTACTCAAATCCGGTGTACTTTGGATGTATAAATATCACTCAGGATCGTAA
- a CDS encoding YuzD family protein codes for MTPIKITIYGAEVKCASCIHLPTAFETKEWLEAAITRKFPEQKFRFVYCDIDSPVGEEQASFAERILDDEFFYPLVVLNGEVVAEGNPKLSSIYEKIKQHQSAAENTSQASG; via the coding sequence ATGACACCGATTAAAATCACTATATACGGCGCAGAAGTTAAGTGTGCCAGCTGTATTCATTTACCGACCGCTTTTGAAACAAAAGAGTGGCTCGAAGCAGCAATTACCCGTAAGTTTCCAGAACAGAAATTCAGGTTCGTCTACTGTGATATCGATTCGCCGGTCGGGGAAGAGCAGGCTTCATTTGCAGAGCGAATTCTGGATGATGAATTCTTTTATCCTCTTGTTGTGTTGAACGGTGAAGTGGTGGCTGAAGGAAATCCGAAGCTTTCAAGTATTTATGAAAAAATTAAGCAGCATCAGTCTGCTGCTGAAAATACGTCTCAAGCCTCAGGGTGA
- a CDS encoding NifU family protein yields MDIIMKDKERSVYSMATETTMEQQVQEVLDKLRPFLLRDGGDVELVDIDEDGVVKVRLMGACGSCPSSTITLKAGIERALLEEVPGVTELEQVF; encoded by the coding sequence ATGGATATTATAATGAAAGATAAAGAAAGGAGTGTTTATTCAATGGCAACTGAAACAACTATGGAACAACAAGTACAGGAAGTATTAGATAAACTGCGTCCGTTCCTGCTGCGTGATGGCGGAGACGTTGAGCTTGTAGACATCGACGAAGACGGTGTTGTAAAAGTACGTTTGATGGGAGCTTGCGGTTCATGCCCAAGTTCAACAATCACTCTTAAAGCAGGTATCGAGCGTGCATTGCTTGAAGAAGTACCTGGTGTAACAGAACTTGAACAAGTATTTTAA
- a CDS encoding 2-hydroxyacid dehydrogenase, producing MRSKPYIFITRTLPEKTIEPLLEMANVVMWEKDDEPVPRARLEEEAEKADGLLTMVSDSIDRDLLESASKLRVVSNMAVGFDNIDIEAADELGILVCNTPDILTDTTADLTFALLLSAARRLPEAAAYLAEGNWKEWAPMLLAGTDVHHKTIGIVGMGRIGSAVAKRAAGFDMNILYHNRSRNREAENITGARYAGFEELVKEADFVVCLAPLTKETKQMFTYSVFKQMKNTAFFINASRGGLVDERGLVHALQERLIAGAGLDVFAEEPVKPDHPLLSFPNVVALPHIGSASVETRHAMGELASRNIAHILKGYRPKALVNKKTV from the coding sequence GTGAGGAGTAAACCTTATATCTTTATTACCCGTACCCTGCCGGAAAAGACAATTGAGCCGCTGCTGGAAATGGCAAACGTAGTGATGTGGGAAAAAGACGATGAACCCGTCCCCCGGGCACGTCTTGAAGAAGAAGCTGAAAAAGCGGATGGTCTGCTGACAATGGTGAGTGACTCCATTGACCGGGATCTTCTGGAATCTGCTTCAAAGCTCCGGGTGGTTTCGAACATGGCCGTAGGTTTCGACAACATCGATATTGAGGCAGCTGATGAGCTGGGCATACTCGTTTGCAACACGCCGGACATCCTTACAGATACTACAGCAGACTTAACATTTGCACTGTTATTAAGTGCGGCAAGACGTCTGCCCGAAGCAGCTGCATACCTGGCCGAAGGAAACTGGAAAGAGTGGGCTCCCATGCTTTTGGCAGGAACAGACGTTCACCATAAAACAATCGGCATTGTAGGGATGGGGCGGATCGGCTCGGCAGTGGCAAAACGTGCGGCCGGCTTTGATATGAACATTCTTTATCACAACCGATCGAGAAACCGTGAAGCTGAAAACATAACGGGGGCACGGTATGCAGGCTTTGAAGAGCTTGTAAAAGAAGCGGATTTTGTTGTTTGTCTTGCTCCCCTGACTAAAGAAACCAAACAGATGTTTACATACAGCGTGTTTAAACAAATGAAGAACACTGCGTTCTTTATTAATGCTTCAAGAGGCGGACTTGTGGACGAAAGAGGACTTGTTCATGCATTACAGGAGAGACTGATCGCAGGTGCAGGGCTCGATGTATTTGCAGAAGAGCCGGTTAAGCCGGACCATCCATTGCTTTCTTTTCCAAATGTAGTTGCACTTCCGCATATCGGCAGTGCTTCTGTGGAAACAAGACATGCCATGGGTGAGCTTGCGAGCCGGAACATCGCTCACATTTTGAAAGGATACCGGCCAAAAGCACTTGTAAACAAGAAAACTGTATAA